Proteins encoded within one genomic window of Cucumis sativus cultivar 9930 chromosome 3, Cucumber_9930_V3, whole genome shotgun sequence:
- the LOC101218589 gene encoding pentatricopeptide repeat-containing protein At3g03580, which yields MKPPKFCSNFNNTPEPSQEFLRSSLLKTLSSAKNTPQLRTVHSLIITSGLSLSVIFSGKLISKYAQVKDPISSVSVFRSISPTNNVYLWNSIIRALTHNGLFTQALGYYTEMREKKLQPDAFTFPSVINSCARILDLELGCIVHEHAMEMGFESDLYIGNALIDMYSRFVDLDNARYVFEEMSNRDSVSWNSLISGYCSNGFWEDALDMYHKFRMTGMVPDCFTMSSVLLACGSLMAVKEGVAVHGVIEKIGIAGDVIIGNGLLSMYFKFERLREARRVFSKMAVKDSVTWNTMICGYAQLGRHEASVKLFMDMIDGFVPDMLSITSTIRACGQSGDLQVGKFVHKYLIGSGFECDTVACNILIDMYAKCGDLLAAQEVFDTTKCKDSVTWNSLINGYTQSGYYKEGLESFKMMKMERKPDSVTFVLLLSIFSQLADINQGRGIHCDVIKFGFEAELIIGNSLLDVYAKCGEMDDLLKVFSYMSAHDIISWNTVIASSVHFDDCTVGFQMINEMRTEGLMPDEATVLGILPMCSLLAVRRQGKEIHGYIFKSGFESNVPIGNALIEMYSKCGSLENCIKVFKYMKEKDVVTWTALISAFGMYGEGKKALKAFQDMELSGVLPDSVAFIAFIFACSHSGMVKEGLRFFDRMKTDYNLEPRMEHYACVVDLLARSGLLAQAEEFILSMPMKPDASLWGALLSACRARGNTNIAQRVSKKILELNSDDTGYYVLVSNIYATLGKWDQVKTVRNSMKTKGLKKEPGSSWIEIQKRVYVFRTGDKSFEQYDKVKDLLEYLVRLMAKEGYVADLQFALHDVEEDDKRDMLCGHSERLAIAFGLLNTKPGSPLLVMKNLRVCGDCHTVTKYITKIMQREILVRDANRFHRFKDGACSCGDHW from the coding sequence ATGAAACCGCCAAAATTCTGTTCCAATTTCAACAATACACCAGAACCTTCGCAAGAATTTCTTCGTTCTTCTCTACTGAAAACTCTTTCTTCTGCCAAAAACACCCCACAGCTACGCACTGTTCATTCCCTAATCATCACTTCAGGTTTGAGCCTCTCCGTCATCTTTTCCGGCAAACTCATCAGCAAGTACGCCCAGGTTAAAGACCCAATTTCTTCTGTTTCAGTTTTTCGCTCTATTTCTCCAACTAACAATGTCTATCTATGGAATTCAATTATACGTGCTCTTACCCACAATGGTCTCTTCACTCAAGCACTTGGATATTACACTGAGATGCGTGAAAAAAAGCTCCAACCCGATGCTTTTACCTTTCCTTCTGTTATCAATTCATGTGCCCGGATTTTGGACTTGGAATTGGGTTGCATTGTTCATGAACATGCTATGGAAATGGGTTTTGAATCGGATTTATATATTGGCAATGCATTGATCGATATGTATTCTAGATTTGTTGATCTTGATAATGCACGTTATGTGTTTGAGGAAATGTCTAACCGAGACAGTGTATCGTGGAATAGTTTGATTTCTGGGTATTGTTCTAATGGGTTTTGGGAGGACGCTCTGGACATGTATCACAAGTTCAGAATGACTGGGATGGTACCTGATTGTTTCACTATGTCCAGCGTTTTACTCGCTTGTGGAAGCTTAATGGCTGTTAAAGAGGGTGTGGCTGTTCACGGGGTGATTGAGAAGATTGGAATTGCTGGGGATGTTATTATAGGCAACGGGCTTCTTTCCATGTACTTCAAGTTTGAAAGACTAAGAGAAGCACGTCGGGTATTTTCCAAGATGGCTGTGAAGGACTCAGTTACTTGGAATACCATGATTTGTGGGTATGCTCAACTGGGGCGTCATGAAGCATCTGTTAAGTTATTTATGGATATGATAGATGGATTCGTTCCAGATATGTTGTCAATTACATCAACCATTCGTGCTTGTGGACAGTCAGGAGATCTGCAGGTTGGAAAGTTTGTCCATAAGTACTTAATTGGGAGCGGGTTTGAATGTGATACTGTGGCATGTAATATCCTTATAGATATGTATGCCAAGTGTGGGGATCTTTTGGCTGCACAGGAAGTCTTTGACACAACGAAATGCAAGGATTCTGTGACATGGAACTCACTAATTAACGGTTACACTCAAAGTGGCTATTATAAAGAGGGGCtggaaagttttaaaatgatgaaaatggaaagaaaaccAGATTCTGTCACTTTTGTTCTGCTCCTATCTATATTTTCTCAGTTAGCTGATATAAATCAGGGGAGAGGAATTCATTGCGATGTGATAAAATTTGGCTTTGAAGCTGAACTTATCATTGGCAATTCTCTTCTGGATGTGTATGCTAAATGTGGTGAAATGGATGACTTATTGAAGGTGTTTTCATACATGAGTGCCCATGACATTATCTCATGGAATACCGTTATTGCTTCAAGTGTTCATTTTGATGATTGCACTGTAGGGTTTCAGATGATTAATGAAATGAGGACTGAAGGGTTGATGCCAGACGAGGCCACGGTACTAGGTATCTTGCCAATGTGTTCGTTGCTTGCAGTAAGGCGACAAGGGAAAGAGATCCATGGCTATATTTTCAAGTCGGGATTTGAATCCAATGTCCCAATTGGGAATGCCCTAATTGAAATGTACTCCAAATGTGGTAGTTTAGAAAACTGTATTAAAGtattcaaatatatgaaagaaaaagatgtgGTGACATGGACTGCATTGATCTCTGCATTCGGAATGTATGGAGAGGGCAAAAAAGCATTAAAAGCTTTTCAGGATATGGAGTTGAGTGGTGTTCTTCCTGATTCTGTTGCTTTCATTGCCTTCATTTTTGCCTGCAGTCATTCTGGAATGGTCAAAGAGGGGCTCAGATTCTTTGATCGAATGAAAACAGACTACAATCTTGAGCCCAGGATGGAACATTATGCTTGTGTCGTTGATCTTCTGGCTCGATCTGGCTTACTAGCTCAGGCAGAGGAGTTTATTCTGTCAATGCCAATGAAACCAGATGCAAGTTTATGGGGAGCTTTACTTAGTGCCTGTCGAGCAAGAGGGAACACAAATATCGCTCAACGTGtctcaaagaaaattcttgagtTGAACTCAGATGATACTGGGTATTATGTGCttgtatcaaatatttatgCTACCTTAGGGAAGTGGGATCAGGTGAAAACGGTTAGAAATTCCATGAAAACAAAAGGACTCAAGAAAGAACCTGGAAGTAGCTGGATTGAGATTCAGAAAAGGGTCTATGTTTTTAGGACTGGTGATAAATCATTTGAACAGTATGACAAGGTCAAAGATTTACTTGAATACCTTGTCAGGTTAATGGCCAAGGAAGGTTACGTTGCAGACCTGCAATTTGCTTTGCATGACGTCGAGGAAGATGATAAGAGAGACATGCTATGTGGGCACAGTGAAAGACTTGCAATCGCCTTTGGATTGTTAAATACAAAACCAGGGAGCCCTCTGCTGGTAATGAAAAACCTTCGAGTATGTGGAGATTGTCATACTGTAACTAAGTACATAACTAAGATAATGCAAAGAGAAATACTAGTGAGAGATGCCAATCGCTTTCACCGTTTCAAGGATGGAGCCTGTAGTTGTGGAGATCACTGGTGA
- the LOC101219529 gene encoding probable glutathione S-transferase, protein MEEELKLFRTWSSPFPLRIVWALKLKGIEYETVYEDLANKSPLLLEYNPIHKKVPVLVHGGKPIAESLVILEYIEETWKQNPLLPQDPYQRAVARFWAKFGDDKVLESIKKVFMNQGKVREEGVEEAMENLKHLEEELKGKRFFGGEAIGFVDIAVGWLANIVSVMEEVVGLELITEERFPLLSKWTKEFAAAPIINENWPPRDKLITKYQALYQTYMTKQE, encoded by the exons ATGGAAGAAGAGCTGAAGCTGTTCAGAACATGGTCCAGTCCATTCCCTCTGAGAATAGTATGGgcattgaaattgaaagggATAGAATACGAAACCGTTTATGAGGATCTGGCCAACAAGAGTCCATTGCTTTTGGAGTACAATCCCATTCACAAGAAGGTTCCAGTGCTCGTCCATGGCGGAAAGCCGATCGCCGAATCCCTCGTTATTCTCGAATACATCGAAGAAACATGGAAGCAGAATCCATTACTGCCTCAGGATCCTTACCAGAGAGCTGTTGCTCGCTTTTGGGCTAAATTTGGGGATGACAAG GTTTTGGAATCTATAAAGAAAGTGTTTATGAACCAAGGGAAAGTGAGAGAGGAAGGTGTGGAAGAAGCCATGGAGAATTTGAAGCATTTGGAAGAAGAGTTAAAAGGAAAGAGGTTCTTTGGAGGAGAGGCCATTGGGTTTGTGGATATTGCAGTTGGGTGGCTTGCAAACATAGTTAGTGTAATGGAGGAAGTTGTTGGACTTGAATTGATAACTGAAGAAAGGTTTCCCCTTTTATCCAAATGGACAAAGGAATTTGCTGCTGCTCcaatcatcaatgaaaactGGCCACCTAGAGACAAGCTTATCACTAAGTACCAAGCATTGTATCAAACCTATATGACTAAACAAGAATAA
- the LOC101219769 gene encoding uncharacterized protein LOC101219769, whose product MGQAFRRLGGKEWRNTQLENISNKIFDRFGKERLSFEDLYIATLLVFNDINKYLPGQHVDPPKKDRVKEVMEMCDKNQNYAIDREEFLEFVKQLTSESFISVSQRLIITLVVAPTLAVVTKKSTEGVPGLGKMVQKVPSSAYALLVTLAALLFQNSRQQLLK is encoded by the exons ATGGGACAGGCATTCCGGAGATTAGGAG GCAAAGAATGGAGGAATACGCAATTGGAGaatatatcaaacaaaatatttgataggTTTGGCAAGGAAAGGCTGTCGTTTGAAGATCTGTACATTGCTACGTTACTTGTATTCAA TGATATTAATAAGTATTTGCCCGGACAGCATGTTGATCCTCCCAAGAAGGACCGTGTCAAAGAAGTCATGGAG ATGTGCGACAAGAACCAGAACTATGCAATTGATCGTGAggaatttttagaatttgtaaAGCAACTGACATCTGAGTCGTTCATATCAGTGAGCCAGAGATTGATCATCACTTTGGTGGTAGCACCAACCTTGGCAGTAGTCACAAAGAAAAGTACTGAAGGGGTTCCAGGCCTTGGAAAAATGGTTCAAAAGGTTCCATCTTCAGCTTATGCTCTTCTCGTCACCCTTGCTGCTCTCCTGTTTCAAAACTCTCGTCAGCAGCTTCTTAAATGA